From a region of the Musa acuminata AAA Group cultivar baxijiao unplaced genomic scaffold, Cavendish_Baxijiao_AAA HiC_scaffold_616, whole genome shotgun sequence genome:
- the LOC135662370 gene encoding LOW QUALITY PROTEIN: photosystem II CP43 reaction center protein-like (The sequence of the model RefSeq protein was modified relative to this genomic sequence to represent the inferred CDS: deleted 1 base in 1 codon) encodes MTITLGKFTKEENDLFDIMDDWLRRDRFVFVGWSGLLLFPCAYFALGGWFTGTTFVTSWYTHGLASSYLEGCNFLTAAVSTPANSLAHSLLLLWGPEAQGDFTRWCQLGGLWTFVALHGAFALIGFMLRQFELARSVQLRPYNAIAFSAPIAVFVSVFLIYPLGQSGWFFAPSFGVAAIFRFILFFQGFHNWTLNPFHMMGVAGVLGAALLCAIHGATVENTLFEDGDGANTFRAFNPTQAEETYSMVTANRFWSQIFGVAFSNKRWLHFFMLFVPVTGLWMSAIGVVGLALNLRAYDFVSQEIRAAEDPEFETFYTKNILLNEGIRAWMAAQDQPHENLIFPEEVLPRGNLFNGTLALAGRDQETTGFAWWAGNARLINLSGKLLGAHVAHAGLIVFWAGAMNLFEVAHFVPEKPMYEQGLILLPHLATLGWGVGPGGEVMDTFPYFVSGVLHLISSAVLGFGGIYHALLGPETLEESFPFFGYVWKDRNKMTTILGIHLILLGLGAFLLVLKAVYFGGIYDTWAPGGGDVRKITNLTLSPSVIFGYLLKSPFGGEGWIVSVDDLEDIIGGHVWLGSICILGGIWHILTKPFAWARRAFVWSGEAYLSYSLGALSVFGFIACCFVWFNNTAYPSEFYGPTGPEASQAQAFTFLVRDQRLGANVGSAQGPTGLGKYLMRSPTGEIIFGGETMRFWDLRAPWLEPLRGPNGLDLSRLKKDIQPWQERRSAEYMTHAPLGSLNSVGGVATEINAVNYVSPRSWLATSHFVLGFFFFVGHLWHAGRARAAAAGFEKGIDRDLEPVLSMTPLS; translated from the exons ATGACTATAACCCTTGGTAAATTtaccaaagaagaaaatgatctaTTTGATATTATGGATGATTGGTTACGGAGGGACCGTTTCGTTTTTGTAGGTTGGTCCGGCCTATTGCTCTTTCCTTGTGCTTATTTCGCTTTAGGAGGTTGGTTTACAGGTACAACTTTTGTAACTTCATGGTATACCCATGGATTGGCGAGTTCCTATTTGGAAGGTTGCAATTTCTTAACCGCTGCAGTTTCCACTCCTGCGAATAGTTTAGCACATTCTTTGTTGCTACTATGGGGTCCTGAAGCACAAGGAGATTTTACTCGTTGGTGTCAATTAGGCGGTCTGTGGACTTTTGTTGCTCTCCATGGTGCTTTCGCACTAATAGGTTTCATGTTACGTCAATTCGAACTTGCTCGATCTGTTCAATTGCGACCTTATAATGCAATCGCATTCTCTGCTCCAATTGCTGTTTTTGTTTCAGTATTCTTGATTTATCCACTGGGTCAATCTGGTTGGTTCTTTGCACCTAGTTTTGGCGTAGCAGCCATATTTCgattcatcctcttcttccaagGGTTTCATAATTGGACGTTGAACCCATTTCATATGATGGGAGTTGCCGGAGTATTAGGCGCTGCTCTGCTATGCGCTATTCATGGTGCTACCGTAGAAAATACTTTATTCGAAGATGGTGACGGTGCAAATACATTTCGTGCTTTTAACCCAACTCAAGCCGAAGAGACTTATTCAATGGTCACTGCTAACCGTTTTTGGTCCCAAATCTTTGGGGTTGCTTTTTCCAATAAACGTTGGTTACATTTCTTTATGCTATTTGTACCCGTAACTGGTTTATGGATGAGTGCTATTGGGGTAGTCGGTCTGGCTCTGAATCTACGTGCCTATGACTTCGTTTCCCAAGAAATCCGTGCAGCGGAAGATCCTGAATTTGAGACTTTCTACAccaaaaatattctcttaaacgaaGGTATTCGTGCTTGGATGGCGGCTCAGGATCAGCCTCATGAAAACCTTATATTCCCTGAGGAGGTTCTACCACGTGGAAAC CTCTTTAATGGAACTTTAGCTTTAGCTGGTCGTGACCAAGAAACCACCGGTTTCGCTTGGTGGGCCGGGAATGCCAGACTTATAAATTTGTCCGGTAAACTACTTGGAGCTCACGTAGCCCATGCCGGATTAATCGTATTCTGGGCCGGGGCAATGAACCTATTTGAAGTGGCTCATTTCGTACCAGAGAAACCCATGTATGAACAAGGATTGATTTTACTTCCGCACCTAGCTACTCTAGGTTGGGGGGTAGGTCCGGGGGGAGAGGTTATGGACACCTTTCCATACTTTGTATCTGGAGTACTTCACTTAATTTCCTCTGCAGTCTTAGGCTTTGGTGGTATTTATCATGCGCTTCTTGGACCCGAGACTCTTGAAGAATCTTTTCCATTCTTCGGTTATGTATGGAAAGATAGAAATAAAATGACTACCATTTTGGGTATTCACTTAATTTTGTTAGGTCTAGGTGCTTTTCTTCTAGTACTCAAGGCTGTTTATTTTGGGGGCATATATGATACCTGGGCCCCTGGGGGGGGAGATGTAAGAAAAATTACCAACTTGACCCTTAGCCCAAGTGTCATATTTGGTTATTTACTAAAATCTCCTTTTGGGGGAGAAGGATGGATTGTTAGTGTGGACGATTTAGAAGATATAATTGGGGGACATGTATGGTTAGGTTCCATTTGTATACTTGGTGGAATTTGGCATATCTTAACCAAACCTTTTGCATGGGCTCGCCGTGCATTTGTATGGTCTGGAGAGGCTTACTTGTCTTATAGTTTAGGTGCTTTATCTGTCTTTGGTTTTATCGCTTGTTGTTTTGTCTGGTTTAATAATACCGCTTATCCTAGTGAGTTTTACGGACCTACCGGGCCAGAAGCTTCTCAAGCTCAAGCATTTACCTTTCTAGTCAGAGACCAACGTCTTGGAGCTAACGTGGGATCCGCTCAAGGACCTACTGGTTTAGGTAAATATCTAATGCGTTCCCCGACTGGAGAGATTATTTTTGGAGGAGAAACTATGCGTTTTTGGGATCTTCGTGCTCCCTGGTTAGAACCTCTAAGGGGTCCCAATGGTTTGGACTTGAGTAGGCTGAAAAAAGACATACAACCTTGGCAAGAACGACGTTCGGCAGAATATATGACTCATGCTCCTTTAGGTTCTTTAAATTCCGTGGGTGGCGTAGCTACCGAGATCAATGCAGTCAATTATGTCTCTCCTAGAAGTTGGTTGGCGACCTCCCATTTTGTTCTAGGATTCTTCTTTTTTGTGGGGCATTTGTGGCATGCGGGAAGGGCCCGTGCAGCTGCAGCAGGCTTTGAAAAAGGAATCGATCGTGATTTGGAACCTGTTCTTTCCATGACCCCTCTTAGTtga
- the LOC135662372 gene encoding photosystem I P700 chlorophyll a apoprotein A2 produces MALRFPRFSQGLAQDPTTRRIWFGIATAHDFESHDDITEERLYQNIFASHFGQLAIIFLWTSGNLFHVAWQGNFESWIQDPLHVRPIAHAIWDPHFGQPAVEAFTRGGATGPVNIAYSGVYQWWYTIGLRTNEDLYTGALFLLFLSAISLIAGWLHLQPKWKPSVSWFKNAESRLNHHLSGLFGVSSLAWTGHLVHVAIPGSRGQYVRWNNFLDVLPYPQGLGPLFTGQWNLYAQNPDSSSHLFGTSQGTGTAILTLLGGFHPQTQSLWLTDIAHHHLAIAFIFLIAGHMYRTNFGIGHSIKDLLETHIPPGGRLGRGHKGLYDTINNSLHFQLGLALASLGVITSLVAQHMYSLPAYAFIAQDFTTQAALYTHHQYIAGFIMTGAFAHGAIFFIRDYNPEQNEDNVLARMLDHKEAIISHLSWASLFLGFHTLGLYVHNDVMLAFGTPEKQILIEPIFAQWIQSAHGKTSYGFDVLLSSTNGPAFNAGRSIWLPGWLNAVNENSNSLFLTIGPGDFLVHHAIALGLHTTTLILVKGALDARGSKLMPDKKDFGYSFPCDGPGRGGTCDISAWDAFYLAVFWMLNTIGWVTFYWHWKHITLWQGNVSQFNESSTYLMGWLRDYLWLNSSQLINGYNPFGMNSLSVWAWMFLFGHLVWATGFMFLISWRGYWQELIETLAWAHERTPLANLIRWRDKPVALSIVQARLVGLAHFSVGYIFTYAAFLIASTSGKFG; encoded by the coding sequence ATGGCATTAAGATTTCCGAGGTTTAGCCAAGGCTTAGCTCAGGACCCCACTACTCGTCGTATTTGGTTTGGTATTGCTACCGCACATGACTTCGAGAGTCATGATGATATTACTGAGGAACGTCTTTATCAGAACATTTTTGCTTCTCACTTTGGGCAATTAGCAATAATCTTTCTGTGGACGTCCGGAAATCTCTTTCATGTAGCTTGGCAAGGAAATTTTGAGTCATGGATACAAGACCCTTTACATGTAAGACCTATTGCTCATGCAATTTGGGATCCTCATTTTGGTCAACCAGCTGTAGAAGCCTTTACTCGAGGAGGTGCTACCGGTCCAGTGAATATCGCTTATTCCGGCGTTTATCAGTGGTGGTATACAATCGGATTACGCACTAATGAAGATCTTTATACTGGAGctctttttctattatttctttctgctaTATCCTTAATAGCGGGTTGGTTACACTTACAACCAAAATGGAAACCAAGCGTTTCGTGGTTCAAAAATGCCGAATctcgtctaaatcatcatttgTCAGGACTTTTCGGAGTGAGTTCTTTGGCTTGGACAGGACATTTAGTTCATGTCGCTATTCCAGGATCCAGGGGACAGTACGTCAGATGGAATAATTTTTTAGATGTATTACCCTATCCTCAAGGGTTGGGACCACTTTTTACGGGTCAGTGGAATCTTTATGCCCAAAACCCTGATTCGAGTAGCCATTTATTTGGTACTTCCCAAGGAACAGGAACTGCCATTCTAACCCTTCTCGGTGGATTTCATCCACAAACGCAAAGTTtatggctgaccgatattgctcatcatcatttagctattgcatttattttcctgatcgctggtcatatgtatagaacTAACTTCGGGATTGGGCACAGTATCAAAGATCTTTTAGAAACACATATTCCTCCAGGGGGTCGATTAGGGCGTGGGCATAAGGGTCTTTATGACACAATCAATAATTCGCTTCATTTTCAATTAGGTCTTGCTCTAGCCTCTTTAGGGGTTATTACTTCCTTAGTAGCTCAACACATGTACTCTTTACCTGCTTATGCATTCATAGCACAAGACTTTACTACTCAAGCTGCGTTATATACTCatcaccaatacatcgcagggtttatCATGACAGGAGCCTTTGCTCATGGAGCTATATTCTTCATTAGAGATTACAATCCAGAACAGAATGAGGATAATGTATTGGCAAGAATGTTAGACCACAAAGAAGCTATCATATCTCATTTAAGTTGGGCCAGCCTGTTTCTTGGGTTCCATACCTTGGGCCTTTATGTTCATAACGATGTTATGCTCGCTTTTGGTACTCCGGaaaaacaaatcttgattgaacCTATATTTGCCCAATGGATACAATCCGCTCATGGTAAGACTTCATATGGGTTCGATGTACTCTTATCTTCAACGAATGGCCCAGCATTCAATGCAGGTCGAAGCATATGGTTACCGGGCTGGTTGAATGCTGTTAATGAGAATAGTAATTCACTCTTCTTAACAATAGGTCCTGGGGACTTCTTGGTTCATCATGCTATTGCTCTAGGTTTGCATACAACTACACTGATTTTAGTAAAAGGTGCTTTAGATGCACGTGGTTCCAAGTTAATGCCAGATAAAAAGGATTTCGGTTATAGTTTTCCTTGCGACGGCCCAGGACGCGGCGGTACTTGTGATATTTCTGCTTGGGACGCATTTTATTTGGCAGTTTTCTGGATGTTAAATACCATTGGGTGGGTTACTTTTTATTGGCATTGGAAACACATCACTTTATGGCAGGGTAACGTTTCACAATTTAATGAATCTTCCACTTATTTAATGGGATGGTTAAGAGATTATCTATGGTTAAACTCTTCACAACTTATCAATGGATATAATCCTTTTGGTATGAATAGTTTATCCGTATGGGCGTGGATGTTCTTATTTGGACATCTTGTTTGGGCTACTggatttatgtttttaatttcttGGCGCGGATATTGGCAGGAATTGATTGAAACTTTAGCATGGGCTCATGAACGCACACCTTTGGCTAATTTGATTCGATGGAGAGATAAGCCAGTGGCTCTTTCCATTGTGCAAGCAAGATTGGTTGGATTAGCCCACTTTTCCGTAGGCTATATATTCACTTATGCAGCTTTCTTGATTGCCTCTACATCAGGAAAATttggttaa